Proteins encoded in a region of the Paenibacillus sp. E222 genome:
- the dhaK gene encoding dihydroxyacetone kinase subunit DhaK gives MKKIINQAENVVMEMCNGIALAHPELEFLKKYKVIKRREINGDKVSLISGGGSGHEPAHAGYVGKGMLDAAVCGDVFASPSQIQVYQAIKATASKKGTLLIIKNYSGDMMNFKNAAHLAEEDGIDVQYVRVEDDIAVQDSLYTVGRRGVAGTVLVHKIAGAAAEEGRSLAEVKSVAEKAALNVRSIGFGFTSCTVPAKGTPTFEIAEDEMEFGVGIHGEPGIRREKLVSADELAGRMVEALLADMKLDNDASAEIAVLVNGFGATPLQELYLLNNSVQRELAQHSGLNVATTFVGNYMTSIDMAGASVTILKLDDELKTLLFKESDTPAFKVTGPPVAQVTYSEALEAVVTEDAPVSYEVETPASSAVINNNQFSLENIVYLIDKMSEIIIKNEVPFCELDSHAGDGDFGMSVAKGFRQLKREWNHILNEEKKNIGSFLDACSLVIMEYCGGASGPIWGSAFRAAGKAVGDKQQLNVAEFADMMQAAVQGIQSTGERSFGRGAVVGDKTLIDALVPCADSWTQSAKSGDNFQTAFAKGAEAAVEGAKKTEDIVARMGRAGAVGDRSLGYPDAGAYALGVIFTELSESMK, from the coding sequence ATGAAAAAAATCATCAATCAGGCTGAAAATGTTGTCATGGAAATGTGCAACGGAATTGCGCTGGCGCACCCGGAGCTTGAATTTTTGAAAAAATATAAGGTCATTAAACGCAGAGAGATTAATGGGGATAAAGTCAGCCTCATCAGTGGCGGCGGTAGTGGTCATGAACCTGCTCATGCGGGTTACGTTGGCAAAGGCATGCTGGATGCTGCGGTCTGCGGAGATGTATTCGCATCTCCTTCCCAGATTCAGGTATATCAGGCGATCAAGGCCACAGCTAGCAAGAAGGGCACGCTGCTGATTATCAAAAACTACAGCGGAGATATGATGAACTTCAAGAACGCGGCGCATCTTGCCGAGGAAGATGGCATTGACGTGCAATATGTACGGGTTGAGGATGATATTGCTGTTCAAGACAGTTTGTATACGGTAGGACGCCGCGGCGTTGCCGGAACTGTACTGGTTCACAAAATCGCTGGTGCCGCTGCCGAAGAAGGCCGCAGTCTGGCAGAGGTGAAATCCGTTGCTGAGAAAGCAGCCCTGAACGTACGCAGCATCGGATTTGGATTCACATCCTGTACCGTACCTGCCAAAGGAACACCGACATTTGAAATCGCTGAAGATGAGATGGAATTCGGTGTGGGCATTCATGGTGAGCCAGGTATTCGCCGCGAGAAATTGGTATCTGCGGATGAGCTTGCAGGACGCATGGTTGAAGCGCTGCTTGCAGATATGAAGCTGGACAACGATGCTTCTGCTGAGATTGCTGTGCTCGTCAATGGCTTTGGCGCTACACCGTTGCAGGAGCTCTATCTGCTCAACAACTCGGTTCAGCGTGAGCTGGCACAGCATTCAGGACTGAATGTAGCCACTACGTTTGTTGGCAATTACATGACGAGCATCGATATGGCAGGCGCATCGGTAACCATCCTGAAACTGGACGATGAACTGAAAACGTTGTTGTTTAAGGAAAGTGATACACCTGCTTTCAAAGTGACTGGTCCTCCAGTAGCACAAGTGACATATTCCGAAGCGTTGGAAGCCGTCGTGACTGAAGATGCGCCAGTATCCTATGAAGTGGAGACACCTGCATCTTCTGCTGTAATCAACAACAATCAATTCTCCCTGGAAAATATCGTCTACCTGATCGATAAGATGAGTGAGATCATCATTAAGAACGAAGTACCGTTCTGTGAACTGGATTCCCATGCGGGTGACGGCGACTTTGGCATGAGCGTAGCAAAGGGCTTCAGACAGCTCAAGCGTGAATGGAACCATATCTTGAATGAAGAGAAAAAGAATATCGGTTCATTCCTCGATGCATGCTCTCTTGTCATTATGGAATACTGCGGCGGTGCCTCCGGTCCAATCTGGGGTTCGGCATTCCGGGCGGCAGGCAAAGCCGTTGGGGACAAGCAGCAATTGAACGTTGCAGAGTTCGCTGACATGATGCAGGCGGCAGTACAAGGCATTCAATCTACAGGGGAGCGCTCCTTCGGACGTGGTGCCGTTGTAGGTGACAAGACATTAATTGACGCACTTGTTCCTTGTGCAGATTCATGGACGCAAAGTGCGAAGTCTGGAGATAACTTCCAAACGGCGTTTGCCAAAGGTGCTGAAGCCGCGGTAGAAGGCGCGAAGAAAACAGAAGACATTGTGGCACGCATGGGCCGCGCGGGTGCTGTTGGTGATCGCAGTCTCGGATACCCGGATGCTGGCGCCTATGCGCTGGGTGTTATTTTCACAGAGCTATCTGAGTCAATGAAATAA
- a CDS encoding glycerol dehydrogenase, translated as MRKAFISPTKYVQGEDELLNLGYFVKSFGESALLIAHPDDVQRVKAKLDATAQKFNITFVESGFKGECSREEVARLQEIAKEKGCHCTIGLGGGKAIDAAKCVAEGEALIICPTIAATDAPTSHSAVLYTPEGAFDDYAYFKQSPSVVLVDTTVIANAPTRFLVSGMGDALSTYFEARATAKSYSRVNASLPMGSREGYTPSAVGTNAALALAKLCYEMLLTDGLKAKVASDSNVVTQALENIVETNILLSGLGFESGGLAAAHAIHNGLTVLEGTHHFFHGEKVSFGTIAQLVLENAPTEELHEVMDFCLAVGLPVSLADIGVDTISQEELLKVAEIACIPEESIHAMPFPITVPEVAAAIAAADRMGRDYKKARREAK; from the coding sequence ATGAGAAAAGCATTTATTAGCCCAACGAAATATGTGCAAGGCGAAGACGAATTATTGAACCTCGGTTACTTTGTGAAATCCTTTGGTGAATCTGCATTGCTGATCGCACATCCGGATGATGTGCAGCGTGTAAAGGCGAAGCTCGATGCAACGGCACAGAAATTCAATATTACGTTTGTTGAAAGCGGTTTTAAAGGGGAATGTTCCCGCGAGGAAGTTGCTCGTCTGCAAGAGATCGCGAAGGAAAAAGGATGTCATTGTACCATCGGTCTTGGTGGCGGTAAAGCGATCGACGCAGCCAAATGTGTGGCAGAAGGTGAAGCGCTGATTATCTGTCCTACCATCGCAGCAACGGATGCGCCAACAAGTCACTCGGCTGTGTTGTACACGCCGGAAGGTGCTTTTGATGACTACGCTTATTTCAAACAAAGCCCAAGTGTTGTTCTCGTGGACACAACGGTTATCGCAAACGCCCCAACACGTTTCCTCGTATCGGGTATGGGTGATGCATTGTCGACATACTTTGAAGCAAGAGCTACAGCGAAGTCGTACTCTCGTGTGAACGCAAGTCTGCCGATGGGCTCCCGTGAAGGATACACGCCATCCGCAGTAGGTACGAATGCAGCACTTGCCCTTGCAAAACTGTGTTATGAAATGCTGCTGACTGATGGATTGAAAGCAAAAGTAGCCAGTGACAGCAACGTCGTGACTCAAGCGCTGGAAAACATCGTTGAGACCAACATTCTGTTGTCTGGTCTTGGATTTGAAAGTGGCGGTCTGGCTGCTGCCCATGCGATCCACAACGGTTTGACTGTTCTGGAGGGTACACATCACTTCTTCCACGGTGAAAAAGTATCCTTCGGTACGATTGCACAACTCGTCCTTGAAAATGCACCAACCGAAGAGCTGCATGAAGTCATGGACTTCTGTCTCGCGGTGGGACTGCCTGTAAGCTTGGCGGATATCGGTGTAGATACCATTAGTCAGGAAGAGTTGTTGAAGGTGGCCGAGATCGCATGTATTCCGGAAGAATCCATTCACGCCATGCCGTTCCCGATTACTGTTCCTGAAGTGGCTGCTGCCATTGCGGCTGCTGACCGGATGGGACGGGACTACAAAAAAGCTCGCCGGGAGGCGAAATAA
- a CDS encoding PocR ligand-binding domain-containing protein, with protein MIKEYLHINKILDLNKWKRLQDSLATVTKLAILTVDYKGIPVTSHSSCQSFCQNVRKDPELLPYCQKCDSRGGLEAVRLNEPYVYLCHFNIVDIAIPITIDGKYIGAVMAGQVKLADPEKGTELEQIVTSKNVPMHAAKLKELQDDYDQLPVMTYEEVVKISNMLSLLCNYIVEEALNKNLLVEMFEKASGHQESLNLSTILPGYSIRNIESIKKEMTNAIADAYLKNSPSDTESSSPVLQPAFEYIHSHKSEQVSLKQMADLCHLSPSYFSRLFAKETGENFTTYIARLKIKWAKQLLEVTDMPVSQISDELGFNESGYFIRIFKKFEEITPALYRKYMQEQ; from the coding sequence ATGATTAAAGAATATCTGCATATCAATAAAATCCTTGATTTGAATAAATGGAAGCGTCTACAGGATTCCCTTGCCACCGTGACCAAGCTGGCTATTCTAACCGTCGACTATAAAGGCATTCCCGTAACCAGCCATAGCAGCTGTCAGTCCTTTTGCCAAAATGTTCGCAAAGATCCCGAACTGCTCCCCTACTGCCAGAAATGTGATTCTCGTGGTGGTCTGGAAGCCGTTCGATTGAACGAGCCTTATGTCTACCTGTGTCATTTCAATATCGTGGATATCGCGATTCCTATCACAATTGATGGGAAATATATCGGCGCCGTAATGGCAGGACAAGTTAAGCTCGCTGACCCGGAGAAAGGTACAGAACTGGAACAGATCGTCACGTCCAAGAACGTGCCAATGCATGCTGCAAAGCTAAAGGAATTACAGGACGATTATGACCAGCTGCCGGTCATGACCTATGAAGAGGTTGTGAAAATTTCCAACATGCTTTCTTTACTTTGTAACTACATTGTGGAGGAAGCACTAAACAAAAATTTGCTGGTGGAAATGTTCGAGAAAGCTTCGGGGCATCAGGAGTCTCTGAATCTGTCTACGATTCTGCCTGGATACTCCATCCGTAATATTGAGTCGATCAAAAAAGAAATGACCAATGCGATTGCGGATGCCTATCTTAAAAACAGCCCAAGCGATACAGAGAGTTCCAGCCCGGTGCTCCAACCTGCTTTTGAATATATTCACAGTCACAAGAGTGAGCAAGTCTCACTCAAACAAATGGCCGATCTGTGCCACCTGAGTCCAAGTTATTTCAGCAGGCTGTTTGCCAAGGAAACGGGAGAGAACTTCACGACTTATATTGCCCGACTCAAAATCAAATGGGCCAAGCAACTGCTGGAGGTTACGGATATGCCCGTATCACAGATCAGTGATGAACTGGGGTTCAATGAATCGGGTTATTTTATCAGAATATTCAAAAAATTCGAGGAGATTACGCCTGCCCTCTATCGCAAATACATGCAGGAACAATGA
- a CDS encoding aldo/keto reductase family protein, with the protein MEYRKLGNSGLTVSEISLGNWITHGAQVDDGIAKACVQAALEAGITTFDTADVYSNTKAETVLGHALKEIRRESIELCTKVCHPTGSGRNDRGLSRKHIMEACNASLQRLQTDYIDVYYAHRYDPNTPLEETFLAFADLVRQGKVHYIGASEWTAAQIEEASALAKELRVPFIASQPQYSMLWRVIEQEVVPASTQAGLGHITWSPLAQGILSGKYIPHEAIPAGSRAAAEAGAPFFNNLAGRWLRDDVLTAVQQLIPLAKDIGLTLPQLAVAWVLQHSYVSSVIIGASRPEQVLENVKASGVQLDRDILSRIDEILGEWIERDPAKTG; encoded by the coding sequence ATGGAATATCGCAAATTAGGAAACAGCGGTCTAACCGTCAGTGAAATTTCACTGGGGAACTGGATTACACATGGAGCACAAGTGGATGATGGAATCGCAAAAGCCTGTGTTCAGGCTGCTTTGGAGGCAGGTATCACGACATTTGATACGGCAGACGTCTATTCCAATACCAAGGCAGAAACTGTGTTGGGACATGCTCTTAAGGAGATCCGAAGAGAAAGTATTGAACTGTGCACCAAAGTCTGTCATCCAACCGGCTCAGGTCGCAACGACAGAGGACTTTCCCGCAAACATATCATGGAGGCCTGCAACGCTTCATTGCAAAGATTGCAAACCGATTATATCGACGTCTATTATGCTCACCGTTATGATCCAAATACGCCGCTGGAGGAAACATTCCTTGCATTTGCCGATCTGGTTCGTCAGGGCAAGGTTCACTATATTGGAGCTAGCGAATGGACTGCTGCTCAGATTGAAGAGGCTTCCGCATTAGCTAAGGAGCTTCGCGTGCCCTTTATTGCGAGCCAACCACAGTATTCAATGTTATGGCGTGTTATTGAGCAGGAAGTTGTGCCAGCAAGTACACAAGCAGGTCTGGGCCACATTACATGGTCTCCCCTGGCTCAGGGCATACTATCGGGTAAATATATCCCGCACGAAGCGATCCCAGCCGGATCACGTGCAGCGGCCGAGGCTGGAGCACCCTTTTTCAACAATCTTGCTGGTCGGTGGTTACGTGACGACGTTCTGACTGCTGTTCAGCAGCTTATTCCACTCGCGAAAGACATCGGGCTGACGCTCCCTCAACTTGCCGTCGCCTGGGTTCTCCAGCATTCGTATGTGTCATCCGTCATTATTGGCGCATCTCGTCCAGAACAAGTTCTTGAGAATGTAAAAGCCTCTGGTGTTCAACTGGATCGGGACATCCTGTCCCGCATTGATGAAATATTGGGTGAGTGGATTGAAAGAGACCCTGCCAAGACGGGTTAG
- a CDS encoding LysR substrate-binding domain-containing protein, with amino-acid sequence MDIRKLRYFITVAEELHFHRAAEKLNMTQPPLSQQIQNLEEELGVKLLERTKKMVRLTAAGAVFLEQARLIMAQLERSIQLTQKADQGIIGHLTVAFVDSASGSIMVDVLRKFRAAYPQIELTLREMTSSEQLQALADGQIHIGFLRYPDHNGHLSFRVCQTETLLAVLPDHHPLASQTQVSITELANEDFILFPRHLGSPFHRLVLDYCREHGVDPRITQEAIQMYTIVNLVAAGMGISIVPSSVDVFERRGVVFLPLIESPPSVPLYTAWRTDMNQEVISRFMNIVDEIVEGEYNLS; translated from the coding sequence ATGGATATCCGAAAATTACGATACTTTATCACCGTGGCGGAGGAGCTTCATTTCCACCGTGCGGCAGAGAAATTAAATATGACGCAGCCGCCGCTGAGCCAGCAGATTCAGAATCTGGAAGAAGAGCTTGGCGTGAAGCTGTTGGAACGCACGAAAAAAATGGTTCGTCTCACTGCGGCAGGTGCCGTATTTCTGGAACAGGCGAGGCTGATCATGGCCCAACTTGAACGCTCCATCCAGCTTACGCAGAAGGCTGACCAGGGCATCATTGGACATTTAACGGTTGCTTTTGTGGATTCTGCTTCGGGGAGTATTATGGTCGATGTGCTGAGAAAATTCCGAGCTGCGTACCCGCAGATTGAACTTACGTTGCGCGAGATGACCTCGTCCGAACAATTGCAGGCACTAGCAGATGGACAGATCCATATTGGATTTTTGCGGTATCCGGATCATAACGGACATTTGTCGTTCCGGGTCTGTCAGACGGAAACATTACTTGCAGTGCTGCCAGACCATCACCCTTTAGCTTCACAGACTCAGGTGTCCATAACAGAGCTGGCGAACGAAGATTTTATTTTATTCCCGCGGCATCTGGGGTCTCCGTTTCATCGTCTCGTTCTGGATTATTGCAGGGAGCATGGTGTAGATCCTCGTATTACACAGGAAGCCATTCAGATGTACACGATTGTGAATCTCGTGGCAGCGGGCATGGGCATCTCCATCGTTCCTTCTTCAGTAGATGTGTTCGAGCGGAGGGGTGTGGTATTTCTACCACTAATAGAAAGTCCGCCCTCCGTACCGTTATACACGGCATGGCGGACGGACATGAATCAGGAAGTGATTTCCCGTTTTATGAATATTGTAGATGAAATTGTTGAAGGGGAATATAACTTGAGCTAA
- a CDS encoding SMI1/KNR4 family protein: protein MESIRLESIRDLLVEAYNTTMGEGCTPETQQSIEDFEQKFNVKLPAVYRELLLEFGACNFGDPAVYSVKELNWAYPEFLEVYREYEKEYELPAELQPFPIGGFGEGSIAILDQNSGKVLMLIHDAGELPLREIAVDFNELMTMLAESAVWVQEQMK from the coding sequence GTGGAGTCAATACGTTTGGAGTCCATTCGTGATCTTTTGGTGGAAGCATACAATACAACCATGGGAGAAGGGTGTACTCCTGAAACGCAACAAAGCATTGAGGATTTTGAGCAAAAGTTTAATGTGAAATTGCCCGCAGTGTATCGTGAGCTCTTGCTTGAATTTGGTGCATGCAACTTCGGCGATCCTGCCGTGTATTCGGTGAAAGAATTGAATTGGGCATATCCCGAGTTCCTGGAAGTATACCGTGAATATGAGAAGGAATACGAGTTGCCCGCTGAGTTGCAACCATTTCCAATTGGTGGGTTTGGCGAAGGAAGCATTGCTATACTGGATCAAAATTCTGGCAAGGTTCTGATGTTAATCCACGATGCGGGAGAACTACCTCTTCGTGAGATAGCCGTGGACTTTAATGAATTAATGACGATGCTGGCTGAATCAGCCGTTTGGGTTCAGGAACAGATGAAGTAA
- a CDS encoding low specificity L-threonine aldolase produces the protein MKNTELTLAEAFNQAEIIIGGHGSRKVKVLQKALEQVDGEQYSDHYGNGKIIDQFQQQMAEVLGKESAVFFPSGTMAQQIALRIWCDRKGIKRVAYHPLSHLEIHEEDGLKELHQIETVLLADEDRLIRLEDVEGMNEEISCLLLELPQREIGGQLPAYEELEAISAYCRERGIKLHLDGARLFEITPYYQKTPAEICSLFDSVYVSFYKGIGGIAGAILAGDTDVMQESKIWKRRHGGDLIGLYPYILSSQYYFNERIGKMGLYYEQAKELASLLNACHGIRTLPEVPVSNMFHVHFPLAQAEVERILAFMTQQFGLGFTSYLQQTSAHSCAFELSTGDRYQNVPKDKLHSALQWLDEELRKHVN, from the coding sequence TTGAAGAATACAGAGTTAACATTAGCGGAAGCTTTTAATCAGGCAGAGATTATTATAGGCGGTCACGGAAGTCGTAAAGTCAAAGTGCTTCAGAAAGCGCTGGAGCAGGTGGATGGGGAACAGTATAGTGATCATTACGGCAACGGTAAAATCATTGATCAATTCCAGCAGCAGATGGCTGAAGTTCTGGGCAAGGAATCGGCTGTATTTTTCCCCAGTGGTACGATGGCACAGCAAATTGCGCTACGTATCTGGTGTGACCGCAAAGGCATCAAGCGGGTAGCCTATCATCCTTTATCTCATCTGGAAATCCATGAGGAAGACGGACTGAAGGAACTGCATCAGATTGAAACCGTTTTGCTGGCGGACGAGGACCGACTGATTCGATTGGAAGATGTAGAGGGGATGAATGAGGAAATTTCCTGCCTGCTGCTTGAACTGCCTCAACGCGAGATTGGTGGACAATTGCCTGCCTATGAAGAGTTGGAAGCAATCTCGGCTTATTGCCGTGAACGTGGAATCAAGCTTCATCTGGACGGGGCACGCCTGTTCGAAATCACGCCTTATTATCAGAAGACACCCGCCGAGATTTGCAGTCTGTTCGATAGTGTCTACGTGTCTTTTTACAAAGGCATTGGAGGAATTGCTGGGGCTATATTGGCAGGAGATACGGATGTCATGCAAGAATCGAAAATATGGAAGCGTCGGCACGGCGGCGATCTGATCGGCCTATATCCGTATATTCTTAGTTCTCAATATTATTTCAATGAACGAATTGGCAAAATGGGGCTTTATTATGAGCAGGCGAAAGAACTTGCTTCCTTGTTAAATGCGTGTCACGGTATACGTACATTGCCAGAAGTACCCGTCTCCAATATGTTTCACGTACATTTCCCCTTGGCCCAAGCCGAAGTGGAGCGTATTCTGGCATTCATGACACAGCAATTCGGCTTAGGGTTTACTTCATACTTGCAGCAGACCAGTGCTCATAGCTGTGCCTTTGAATTGTCAACGGGGGATCGTTATCAGAATGTACCCAAGGACAAGCTGCATTCAGCGCTGCAATGGTTGGATGAAGAACTGCGGAAACATGTGAACTAA
- a CDS encoding LysR substrate-binding domain-containing protein: MGHPPAGMLRLGAIETAASSYLTPLLAEYRLCYPEVQHLLITGGTHELNQKVIQHELHGALIYGPIDHPELNYMKVYDEELVLIAEPGTHKMHDLLRKPMLFFEVGCTHREQAEAFLKDQGVHTLNVTEYGTLDTIMNGVSEGIGVSLLPRSSVTKAEGRGEVTVLSLPDPYRRLEVGFVHSRSEHLYGALGALVQMITNQKTRTIKE; the protein is encoded by the coding sequence ATGGGCCATCCGCCCGCAGGGATGCTTCGTCTTGGTGCGATTGAGACCGCAGCCTCCAGTTATTTGACGCCGCTGCTCGCTGAATACCGTTTATGTTACCCCGAGGTTCAGCATTTGTTAATTACAGGGGGTACACATGAACTTAATCAGAAGGTCATTCAACATGAGCTGCATGGAGCTTTAATATATGGCCCAATTGATCACCCTGAGCTGAACTATATGAAAGTGTACGACGAAGAATTGGTGCTGATTGCCGAACCCGGAACCCATAAAATGCATGATTTATTGCGTAAACCCATGTTATTCTTTGAAGTAGGGTGTACTCATCGCGAACAGGCAGAAGCCTTTTTGAAAGATCAAGGTGTGCACACCCTCAACGTTACGGAATATGGAACACTGGACACCATTATGAATGGCGTATCTGAGGGAATAGGTGTGTCATTGCTCCCACGATCCTCGGTTACGAAAGCCGAAGGGAGAGGCGAGGTTACAGTGTTATCTTTGCCTGATCCGTACCGCAGGTTGGAAGTGGGATTTGTGCATTCCCGGAGTGAGCATCTATACGGAGCGCTGGGTGCATTGGTGCAGATGATAACGAACCAAAAAACCAGGACAATAAAGGAGTAA
- a CDS encoding zinc-binding dehydrogenase: protein MKAIIHSGQSGLEGLQYTDSTSRAPEAGEVQIQLKSAGINHRDLFIMAGRTLQDTPLILGSDGAGVIIAIGESVDGLSVGDEVIIHPTLGWDHAVDVPIVPDIVGGPTDGTLAQYITLPARNALPKPSHLSWAEAGVLSLSALTAYRALFTRGELKQGEHILIPGIGGGVATYALLIAIAAGAKVTVTSRSEAKIHEALRLGAFQALDSHADWSLQNDLNPIDLILDSIGQAMFPKYFDIIRPGGRIVMYGASSGDDLAVPIRSIFFPQVSLIGTSMGSREEFVQMLQWVEEHDIHPVIDSIYPLQDTAKAFERMEKGEQFGNLAILVE from the coding sequence ATGAAAGCTATTATACATTCCGGCCAGAGCGGCCTTGAAGGTCTTCAATATACAGATTCAACATCTCGGGCACCAGAAGCCGGTGAAGTACAGATCCAACTGAAATCTGCTGGAATTAATCATCGTGATCTGTTCATCATGGCAGGACGTACACTCCAGGACACACCACTCATTCTTGGTTCCGATGGAGCAGGTGTAATCATAGCGATTGGAGAAAGTGTAGATGGCTTATCTGTAGGTGATGAGGTCATTATCCACCCTACTCTCGGTTGGGACCATGCAGTAGACGTGCCCATTGTGCCCGATATTGTAGGGGGCCCTACGGATGGAACTCTCGCACAATATATTACGCTGCCTGCTAGAAATGCCTTGCCCAAACCCTCTCATCTATCATGGGCGGAAGCAGGGGTGTTGTCCCTTTCGGCTTTGACAGCATACCGCGCCCTATTCACTCGTGGCGAACTTAAGCAGGGTGAACATATCCTCATTCCCGGCATTGGCGGCGGTGTAGCGACCTATGCTTTGCTTATAGCCATAGCTGCTGGTGCCAAGGTAACCGTTACATCCAGAAGTGAAGCCAAGATACATGAGGCTCTGCGTCTGGGCGCTTTCCAAGCTCTGGACAGTCATGCAGACTGGAGTCTGCAGAACGATCTTAATCCTATTGATCTCATCTTGGATAGCATCGGACAAGCCATGTTTCCCAAATATTTTGATATAATCAGACCAGGTGGCCGTATCGTGATGTATGGTGCAAGCTCTGGAGATGATCTGGCTGTTCCGATCCGCTCGATCTTTTTCCCGCAAGTTAGCTTGATTGGCACCTCCATGGGCAGCCGTGAAGAGTTTGTCCAGATGCTCCAATGGGTTGAAGAACATGATATACATCCTGTAATCGATAGCATATATCCGCTACAAGACACAGCCAAAGCATTCGAACGTATGGAAAAGGGAGAACAGTTTGGCAATCTTGCTATACTCGTGGAGTGA
- a CDS encoding bacteriocin immunity protein — protein sequence MSNHLHLVELVRKLMNAEGTEDELDEMLNELQQQLPYAEISNLIFWDDRDLTPEQIVEEALTARPIILPPQP from the coding sequence ATGTCTAATCATTTGCACTTGGTAGAATTAGTTCGCAAGCTAATGAATGCCGAAGGAACCGAGGATGAACTGGATGAGATGCTAAACGAGCTGCAGCAGCAATTGCCTTACGCGGAGATCAGCAATCTCATTTTCTGGGATGATCGAGATCTGACACCCGAGCAGATTGTGGAGGAGGCGCTGACTGCTCGTCCCATCATTCTTCCGCCCCAGCCCTAA